In the Pseudothauera hydrothermalis genome, one interval contains:
- a CDS encoding glycosyltransferase family 4 protein, which translates to MKIALLCSGLGHVNRGHEVFARGLFELLREHLDITLFKGGGEPAERERVIDNLPRRATYLEHIHATGSPRWAEAIREQERCRIEAVTFAYAALKPLLEGGFDLIHCLEREVCEVIHQHRHLFRVVPRIVFSNGGAIPARELPPCDAVQEHSAWNLQRSARNKAFMIPHGVDLARFHPDVRSDLRERLGIPAEATLAISVGTICHWHKRMDYVIRELAPLESVHLLIVGQENADSAAIKALGQTLMGGRIHFATLPHDQLPSAYAAADVFVLGSLAETFGIVYIEALAMGLPVFCTQHPNQRAIVQEGVFIDMSQPGALTAALRDTPPARLAELRRLGPQIARRDYDLRVLRQRYIDEYQRIAATPGQLPAWTLRRRLGANLHNLARRAGLLR; encoded by the coding sequence ATGAAAATCGCCCTGCTCTGCTCCGGTCTGGGTCATGTCAACCGCGGACACGAAGTCTTTGCCCGCGGCCTTTTCGAGCTGCTGCGCGAGCACCTGGACATCACCCTGTTCAAAGGCGGCGGCGAGCCGGCCGAGCGCGAACGGGTCATCGACAACCTGCCGCGCCGCGCGACCTACCTTGAGCACATCCACGCCACCGGCTCGCCGCGCTGGGCCGAGGCGATCCGCGAGCAGGAGCGCTGCCGGATCGAGGCGGTCACCTTTGCCTACGCGGCACTCAAGCCGCTGCTCGAAGGCGGCTTCGACCTGATCCACTGCCTGGAGCGCGAAGTCTGCGAGGTCATCCACCAGCATCGTCACCTGTTCCGCGTGGTACCGCGCATCGTGTTCTCCAACGGCGGCGCGATCCCTGCGCGCGAGCTGCCGCCATGCGACGCGGTGCAGGAGCATTCGGCCTGGAACTTGCAGCGCAGCGCACGGAACAAGGCGTTCATGATTCCGCACGGGGTGGACCTGGCGCGCTTTCACCCCGACGTGCGCAGCGACCTGCGCGAACGGCTGGGCATTCCGGCCGAGGCCACGCTGGCCATCAGCGTGGGCACCATCTGCCACTGGCACAAGCGCATGGACTATGTGATCCGCGAGCTGGCGCCGTTGGAGTCTGTACATCTACTCATCGTTGGTCAGGAAAATGCCGACAGCGCTGCAATCAAGGCACTGGGGCAGACGCTGATGGGCGGCCGCATCCACTTCGCTACCCTGCCCCACGACCAACTGCCCAGCGCTTACGCGGCGGCCGATGTTTTCGTCCTCGGCTCATTGGCGGAGACTTTCGGCATCGTCTATATCGAGGCGCTTGCCATGGGCTTGCCGGTGTTTTGCACCCAGCATCCCAATCAACGCGCCATCGTGCAAGAAGGGGTGTTCATTGACATGTCGCAACCCGGCGCGCTCACCGCCGCGCTGCGCGACACGCCGCCCGCACGGCTGGCCGAACTGCGTCGCCTTGGCCCGCAAATCGCCCGGCGCGACTATGACCTGCGCGTGCTGCGCCAGCGCTATATCGACGAATATCAGCGGATCGCGGCCACGCCGGGCCAACTGCCGGCCTGGACCCTGCGCCGCCGCCTGGGGGCGAATTTGCACAATCTGGCGCGGCGTGCGGGCCTCTTGCGCTAG
- a CDS encoding glycosyltransferase family 2 protein has product MSRSDCAGGGTDAPLVSVIIPAYNAEAYVLDAIRSVQAQDYAPVEIVLVDDGSRDRTVERVRAAAPEVRIVSQPNAGVAAARNTGLRAARGDYICFLDADDGWFAGKLTAQVDYLARHPDTGLVYHHWLVWEADADGVFRLPAQPAPVTPGEIVPALSGWIYTKLLFDCVVHTSTVMIRREIAAAVGFFDTTLVAGEDYDYWLRTSRLCRIDKLAATYSYYRAVPGSLTRQPKAVDYEYRVICAAFERWGATAPDGSSVPPEWVQARLAKLAMDFGYGHYHRGCPDLAWRAYLTALRHDPLRWRAWVYLLAARLKALLAA; this is encoded by the coding sequence ATGAGCAGGTCCGATTGCGCCGGTGGCGGGACCGATGCGCCGCTGGTCTCGGTCATCATCCCCGCCTACAACGCCGAAGCCTATGTGCTGGACGCGATCCGCAGCGTGCAGGCGCAAGACTACGCCCCGGTGGAGATCGTGTTGGTCGATGACGGCTCGCGCGATCGCACCGTCGAGCGGGTGCGTGCCGCCGCGCCCGAGGTACGCATCGTCAGCCAGCCCAATGCCGGCGTGGCCGCGGCGCGCAACACCGGCCTGCGTGCGGCGCGTGGCGACTACATCTGCTTTCTCGATGCCGATGACGGCTGGTTTGCGGGCAAGCTCACCGCGCAGGTGGATTATCTCGCGCGCCACCCGGATACCGGCCTGGTCTATCACCACTGGCTGGTCTGGGAGGCGGATGCGGACGGCGTTTTTCGCCTGCCGGCGCAGCCTGCGCCGGTAACGCCGGGCGAGATCGTTCCGGCACTGTCCGGCTGGATCTATACCAAGCTGTTGTTCGACTGCGTCGTGCATACCTCCACGGTGATGATCCGCCGTGAAATTGCCGCGGCGGTGGGCTTCTTCGATACCACGCTGGTCGCCGGGGAGGACTACGACTATTGGCTACGCACTTCGCGGCTGTGCCGAATCGACAAACTGGCGGCCACCTATTCCTACTACCGCGCGGTGCCCGGCAGTCTGACCCGTCAGCCCAAGGCGGTGGATTACGAGTACCGGGTGATCTGCGCCGCGTTCGAGCGCTGGGGCGCCACCGCGCCGGATGGCAGCAGCGTGCCGCCCGAGTGGGTGCAGGCGCGGCTGGCCAAACTGGCGATGGATTTTGGCTATGGCCACTACCATCGGGGCTGTCCCGATCTGGCTTGGCGCGCCTACCTGACTGCGCTGCGCCATGATCCGCTGCGCTGGCGGGCCTGGGTGTATTTGTTGGCGGCGCGGCTCAAAGCCCTGCTGGCCGCCTAG
- a CDS encoding glycosyltransferase family 2 protein, producing MKISVVIPTWNRRALIGAAVDSALAQAGPGLEVEVLVIDDGSTDDTVAWLAQRYAGRPLRVLRNARTKGPAGARNTGFLAAQGDLVALLDSDDVYLPGHLSAAAAAFAAHPPLGVLFGRAQYECEGRPVDYMGPNFERKLARAPLSFEDDGLLVFGADYFSHLLDHGCYFNLSTVVMRRDAALELMCEELRIAEDYEFWVRLARSRTFGCLEVAQIRYCLHGGNVSFESALQAAENAPMLLRAYRHMLAYPGLAAADVARIHRNMAEVLFDWGYRCRQHRRWLEAAGRHLQSLRHGRRGANLLALVKLPLFALLPAKGPKQI from the coding sequence ATGAAGATTTCGGTCGTCATCCCCACCTGGAACCGCCGTGCCTTGATCGGTGCGGCGGTCGATTCCGCTCTCGCTCAGGCCGGACCGGGGCTGGAAGTCGAGGTGTTGGTGATCGACGATGGTTCCACCGACGACACCGTGGCCTGGCTGGCGCAGCGTTATGCCGGTCGTCCGCTGCGGGTGCTGCGCAATGCCCGCACCAAAGGGCCGGCGGGCGCGCGCAATACCGGCTTTTTGGCCGCACAAGGCGATCTGGTGGCGCTGCTCGATTCGGATGACGTCTACCTGCCCGGCCATCTGAGTGCGGCGGCTGCGGCCTTTGCCGCGCATCCGCCGCTTGGCGTGCTGTTCGGGCGCGCGCAGTACGAATGCGAGGGCCGTCCGGTCGACTACATGGGGCCCAACTTCGAGCGCAAGCTCGCCCGGGCGCCGCTCAGCTTCGAGGACGACGGCCTGCTGGTGTTCGGTGCGGACTATTTCAGTCATCTGCTCGATCACGGCTGCTACTTCAACCTGTCTACCGTGGTGATGCGCCGCGACGCCGCCCTCGAGCTGATGTGCGAGGAACTGCGCATCGCCGAAGATTACGAATTCTGGGTGCGTCTGGCGCGCAGCCGGACCTTCGGCTGCCTCGAGGTCGCGCAGATCCGTTACTGCCTGCATGGTGGCAATGTCTCCTTCGAGAGCGCACTGCAGGCCGCCGAGAACGCGCCGATGCTGCTGCGGGCCTACCGGCACATGCTGGCCTATCCGGGGCTTGCCGCGGCGGACGTGGCGCGGATTCACCGCAACATGGCCGAGGTGTTGTTCGACTGGGGCTACCGCTGTCGGCAGCACCGACGCTGGCTCGAGGCCGCCGGCCGTCACTTGCAATCCTTGCGTCATGGCAGGCGCGGAGCCAACCTGCTGGCGCTGGTGAAGCTGCCGCTGTTCGCATTGTTGCCCGCCAAAGGGCCCAAGCAGATATGA
- a CDS encoding polysaccharide deacetylase family protein yields MSLRLALRLASPPGARGALSILIFHRVRPQPDPLFPEEPDVARFDTLLGWIGDWFTVLPLAEALERLGRRSLPARAAAITFDDGYADNLLCALPVLQRHRMHATFFIASGFLDGGRMWNDTVIEAVRNTRLERLDSGLDGLPPLPLGSIAERRAALDRLIAAVKHLAPAARADAVARLVERCNAPLPDDLMLGSTQVRALHTAGMGIGAHTVSHPILARSTPDAARREIADGRAQLEALIGERVALFAYPNGKAASDYRREHVDMVRELGFDAALSTNWGVNDADADPYQLARFTPWDRTRWRFGLRMLSNLCKRRPEVV; encoded by the coding sequence ATGAGCTTGCGTCTGGCCCTGCGGCTGGCTTCCCCGCCCGGCGCGCGCGGCGCGCTGAGTATTCTCATTTTTCATCGCGTGCGCCCGCAGCCGGACCCGCTGTTTCCGGAGGAGCCGGATGTGGCCCGCTTCGATACGTTGTTGGGCTGGATCGGCGACTGGTTCACGGTGCTGCCGCTGGCTGAGGCGCTCGAGCGCCTCGGCCGGCGCTCGTTGCCGGCCCGTGCCGCGGCGATTACCTTCGACGACGGCTACGCCGACAATCTGCTTTGTGCGCTGCCGGTGTTGCAGCGTCACCGTATGCACGCCACCTTCTTCATCGCCAGCGGCTTCCTCGATGGCGGGCGGATGTGGAACGACACCGTGATCGAGGCGGTGCGCAACACCCGGCTGGAACGGTTGGATAGTGGCTTGGACGGGCTGCCGCCGCTGCCGCTGGGCAGTATCGCCGAGCGGCGCGCCGCGCTCGATCGTCTGATTGCGGCGGTCAAGCATCTGGCGCCCGCCGCCCGCGCCGACGCGGTGGCCCGGCTGGTCGAACGTTGCAACGCTCCGCTGCCGGACGACCTGATGCTCGGCTCGACACAGGTGCGCGCACTGCATACGGCCGGCATGGGCATCGGCGCGCACACGGTGAGCCACCCCATCCTGGCGCGCAGCACGCCGGATGCGGCGCGGCGCGAGATCGCCGACGGGCGTGCGCAGCTCGAAGCCTTGATCGGCGAGCGGGTCGCGCTTTTTGCCTATCCCAACGGCAAAGCCGCCAGCGACTATCGCCGCGAACATGTCGACATGGTGCGCGAGCTGGGCTTCGATGCCGCGTTGAGCACCAATTGGGGGGTGAACGACGCCGACGCCGACCCCTATCAGCTCGCCCGCTTCACCCCCTGGGACCGCACGCGCTGGCGTTTCGGCCTGCGCATGCTGAGCAATCTCTGCAAGCGTCGCCCGGAAGTGGTGTGA